From the genome of Gemmatimonas phototrophica, one region includes:
- the efp gene encoding elongation factor P, whose translation MAFSATQIRRGMVLVFEGDPCRVVEFRHHTPGNLRAMVQAKLKNLRTGSNFEHRFRAADTIVKADMETHELEFMYQGGDSYHFMNAENYDQIELDEESLGDSAPWMQSGLKILAEYYNGRPIGIQLPNSMVFEIVDTAPVVRGATKTASSKPAKLENGVVVNVPEFVEQGTRVRVNPNTGEYLDRAKD comes from the coding sequence ATGGCTTTCTCCGCTACGCAGATCCGCCGGGGTATGGTCCTCGTCTTCGAAGGCGATCCGTGCCGTGTTGTTGAGTTCCGTCACCATACGCCGGGCAACCTGCGCGCCATGGTGCAGGCGAAGCTCAAAAACCTGCGCACCGGGTCGAACTTCGAGCATCGTTTCCGCGCCGCTGACACGATCGTAAAGGCGGACATGGAAACGCACGAACTCGAGTTCATGTACCAGGGCGGCGATTCGTACCACTTCATGAACGCGGAGAACTACGACCAGATCGAGCTCGACGAGGAATCGCTCGGCGACTCGGCTCCCTGGATGCAGTCGGGGCTGAAGATTCTGGCCGAGTATTACAACGGTCGTCCCATCGGCATTCAGCTGCCGAACTCGATGGTCTTCGAGATTGTGGATACCGCTCCGGTGGTGCGCGGCGCCACCAAGACGGCGTCGTCGAAGCCGGCGAAGCTGGAGAACGGGGTGGTGGTGAACGTGCCGGAGTTTGTGGAACAGGGTACGCGGGTGCGTGTGAATCCGAACACCGGTGAGTACCTCGATCGCGCCAAGGATTGA
- a CDS encoding arylesterase has product MLTATAVGLASLQFLGACGGSEETNGRSGTNVPATTGDSSTRQALANASTAENTPPAGNRAAPGLPRVVLLGTSLTAGLGLSPEQAYPALLQAKADSVGLAVRVVNAGLSGETSAGALRRAAWVLDQPAALVVLEVGANDGLRGVDPDSTYANLVKLVETVRRTQPDARLALVQMEAPTNLGGDYTTRFHAAYVRAAEETGVPLWPFLLDRVAGVARLNQGDGIHPNEEGSKVVAKTMWGALEPALRALPRP; this is encoded by the coding sequence GTGTTGACCGCGACGGCCGTTGGGCTGGCGAGCCTGCAGTTCTTGGGGGCGTGTGGTGGCTCCGAGGAGACCAACGGACGCTCCGGAACCAACGTGCCCGCCACCACTGGGGATTCATCGACGCGTCAGGCACTGGCCAACGCGTCCACGGCGGAGAATACACCACCGGCGGGGAATCGCGCGGCACCGGGGTTGCCGCGTGTGGTCCTGCTGGGCACGAGTCTGACGGCGGGGCTGGGGCTCAGCCCGGAGCAGGCCTATCCGGCGTTGCTCCAGGCGAAGGCTGATTCGGTTGGGCTGGCCGTGCGGGTCGTGAATGCGGGGCTGAGCGGCGAAACGTCGGCCGGGGCACTTCGGCGGGCGGCATGGGTGCTGGATCAGCCCGCCGCGCTGGTGGTGCTGGAGGTGGGTGCCAACGACGGCTTGCGGGGGGTGGATCCCGATTCGACGTATGCCAATCTGGTGAAGCTGGTGGAAACGGTACGCCGTACCCAGCCTGACGCCCGTCTCGCGCTGGTGCAGATGGAGGCCCCCACGAACCTGGGGGGCGACTACACCACCCGCTTTCACGCGGCGTATGTGCGGGCCGCCGAAGAGACGGGGGTGCCACTCTGGCCCTTCCTGCTGGACCGGGTGGCTGGCGTGGCCCGTCTCAACCAGGGAGACGGGATCCATCCCAACGAGGAGGGGTCGAAGGTCGTAGCCAAAACGATGTGGGGGGCGCTGGAGCCGGCGCTCCGGGCCTTGCCTCGGCCGTAA
- a CDS encoding ABC transporter ATP-binding protein, with the protein MLVARGLTKEYQSGTQPLTVLRDVSFDVPAGAFVSIVGPSGSGKTTLLGLLAGLDTPSRGSVSLDGIDFSRLDEDARARLRGEKVGFVFQSFQLIPTLTAQENVQVPLELAGVVGVREAASRARDLLARVGLGDRTHHFPQQLSGGEQQRVALARAFVNDPKILFADEPTGNLDGTTGERIVELLQQLNRERGCTIVLVTHDASLAARTQRTIRLRDGVIVEDIYHEPSAASDAIPSAAPSA; encoded by the coding sequence ATGCTCGTTGCCCGTGGGTTGACCAAGGAATATCAGAGCGGCACCCAGCCCCTGACAGTGCTGCGTGACGTGTCGTTCGATGTACCGGCCGGCGCCTTCGTCTCCATCGTCGGCCCCTCCGGCAGCGGCAAGACCACCCTGCTCGGGCTGCTCGCCGGGTTGGATACCCCGTCGCGCGGTTCAGTATCCCTGGATGGAATCGACTTCAGCCGCCTCGATGAAGATGCACGGGCGCGCCTGCGAGGAGAGAAAGTTGGGTTCGTCTTCCAGAGCTTTCAATTGATCCCCACGCTGACCGCACAGGAAAATGTGCAGGTGCCCCTCGAATTGGCGGGTGTCGTGGGCGTACGGGAAGCGGCCTCGCGCGCCCGTGACCTGCTCGCCCGCGTCGGACTCGGCGACCGCACGCACCACTTTCCCCAGCAGCTCTCGGGCGGTGAACAGCAGCGCGTCGCCCTCGCCCGCGCCTTCGTGAACGACCCCAAAATCCTCTTTGCCGACGAACCCACGGGCAATCTGGATGGCACCACCGGCGAACGCATCGTGGAACTGCTGCAGCAACTCAACCGGGAACGCGGCTGCACCATCGTGCTGGTCACGCACGATGCCAGCCTCGCGGCACGTACGCAGCGCACCATCCGCCTGCGCGACGGCGTCATCGTGGAAGACATCTACCACGAGCCGTCGGCTGCCAGCGACGCCATTCCGTCGGCGGCCCCCTCCGCATGA
- a CDS encoding ABC transporter permease — MTTQALLRLAWRESRTARRRLALYMSSIAFGVAALVAIDSFAGNVTRSIREQSRTLLGGDMALTARATFPAVVDTLVDSLRAQQIPAARVTTFASMALAEPSGGTRLVQVRAVSPGYPFYGAIETEPANGWSRVHDDSVVFVDPSLLIALEANVGDVLKLGQQTFRIGGTLGNVPGDAGITSVIGPRVYVSDRWLEKMGLLKFGSRAEYEMVLRLPPNQATPQGAAQVAKALRRRIDPVEAARLEAQEASGEAERSGPGGEGDDPERDTVRVLPAATTDSTSPDSASGAKAATTAVAPQSIAPPRTRVRVRTVADTERDFTEAVARLADFLSIIGLIALLLGGIGVASGVNAFVSAKIDTVAVLRCLGATSRQVLALYVVQAGAMGLVGATAGAALGVAIQFLLPQVMGEFLPVDVAIMLEPRPLLLGLATGVWVSLVFALRPLLALRRVSPLQAIRRNADPAALPSEWKDPARLVVDALLIGSIVAIVMSRIESVRDGLAMTGGIVGVVAILWLAATALIAVARRTTRPSWPFPLRQGISNLHRPANQTRAVTLALGFGAFLLSTVYLVQANLLGRVQTTADAAAGNLLLFDVQDDQAAPLDSMLRVRQHPIVQQTPIVTMRIEAINGVSVTKMQADTSVRRAGWVLRREYRSTYRQEMQASEKLITGSWFPDSSQRREARAANPDLPYLLSLETGLAGDMGVTIGDTIVWNVQGVPVTTVLANTREVNWGRFEANFFAVFEPAALRRAPQQYVIVANVPAGQPLAAMQRDVVRRYPNVSSLDLTLVKQTIGAIIDRVTLAIRFLGLFSLAMGVPVLFSAVAATRRARLREGVLLRTLGASRAQVARVLLAEYGALGALGALTGMVLSFGGAWAITRFVFDDPFDPAVGPTLLIAAGMLLLTMTIGLLTSRDVYRETPMMAIREPG; from the coding sequence ATGACCACTCAGGCTCTGCTCCGCCTCGCTTGGCGCGAGAGTCGCACGGCACGTCGTCGGCTCGCGCTGTACATGTCGAGCATTGCGTTCGGAGTGGCCGCGCTGGTGGCCATCGATTCCTTTGCCGGCAACGTGACGCGCTCCATCCGCGAACAGTCGCGCACCCTGCTGGGTGGCGACATGGCGCTCACCGCCCGGGCCACCTTTCCGGCCGTGGTGGACACGCTCGTGGACTCGCTGCGCGCCCAGCAGATTCCGGCCGCGCGCGTGACCACCTTCGCGTCCATGGCGCTGGCGGAACCGTCCGGCGGCACGCGTCTCGTGCAGGTCCGCGCCGTATCACCTGGCTACCCGTTCTACGGCGCCATCGAAACCGAACCGGCCAATGGCTGGTCACGGGTGCACGACGACAGCGTCGTGTTCGTGGATCCGTCGCTGCTCATTGCCCTCGAGGCCAACGTTGGCGACGTCCTCAAGCTTGGCCAGCAGACGTTCCGCATTGGTGGCACCCTGGGCAATGTACCGGGCGACGCCGGCATCACGTCGGTGATTGGGCCACGCGTGTATGTCTCCGACCGCTGGTTGGAGAAGATGGGGCTGCTCAAGTTCGGCAGCCGCGCTGAATACGAGATGGTGTTGCGGCTGCCGCCAAATCAGGCCACGCCTCAGGGCGCGGCTCAGGTAGCCAAGGCGCTGCGCCGTCGCATTGATCCGGTGGAGGCGGCGCGACTGGAAGCGCAAGAAGCCTCCGGCGAGGCCGAGCGCTCCGGCCCGGGCGGCGAAGGCGACGACCCCGAACGCGATACCGTACGCGTGCTGCCGGCGGCGACGACCGACAGCACCAGCCCCGACTCCGCCTCGGGGGCGAAGGCCGCCACCACCGCCGTCGCGCCGCAATCCATAGCCCCTCCACGCACCCGGGTTCGGGTCCGGACGGTCGCCGACACCGAGCGCGACTTCACTGAAGCCGTCGCGCGCCTGGCCGACTTTCTCAGCATCATTGGCCTCATTGCCCTCCTGCTGGGTGGCATCGGCGTGGCCAGTGGCGTCAACGCGTTTGTGTCGGCGAAGATTGATACCGTTGCGGTGCTCCGCTGCCTCGGGGCCACCAGCCGCCAGGTCCTTGCCCTGTACGTGGTGCAAGCCGGGGCCATGGGGCTGGTAGGAGCGACGGCGGGTGCAGCTCTGGGCGTCGCGATCCAGTTCCTTCTGCCTCAGGTCATGGGAGAGTTCCTGCCCGTGGACGTGGCCATCATGCTTGAGCCACGACCGTTGCTGCTGGGGCTCGCCACTGGCGTGTGGGTATCACTCGTGTTTGCGCTGCGGCCGCTGCTCGCGCTGCGACGGGTCTCTCCGTTGCAGGCCATTCGCCGAAACGCCGATCCCGCGGCGCTGCCCAGTGAGTGGAAGGACCCGGCGCGCCTGGTGGTGGATGCACTGTTGATCGGCAGCATCGTTGCGATTGTGATGTCGCGCATTGAGTCGGTGCGCGATGGTCTCGCCATGACGGGAGGCATTGTGGGCGTGGTGGCCATCCTGTGGCTCGCCGCCACGGCGCTCATCGCCGTGGCCCGTCGGACGACCCGTCCGTCCTGGCCGTTCCCGCTGCGCCAGGGCATTTCCAACCTGCACCGCCCGGCCAATCAAACGCGGGCCGTCACCTTGGCGCTGGGCTTCGGTGCGTTCCTGCTCAGCACCGTGTATCTCGTGCAGGCCAATCTGCTGGGGCGCGTGCAGACCACCGCTGATGCCGCGGCCGGCAACCTGCTGCTCTTCGATGTGCAGGACGATCAGGCCGCGCCGCTCGATTCCATGTTGCGCGTGCGCCAGCATCCCATTGTGCAACAGACGCCCATTGTGACGATGCGCATTGAGGCGATCAACGGCGTGTCAGTCACCAAAATGCAGGCCGATACGTCGGTGCGGCGCGCCGGGTGGGTCCTGCGGCGCGAGTACCGGTCCACGTACCGTCAGGAGATGCAGGCGTCGGAGAAGTTGATCACTGGCTCGTGGTTTCCGGATTCGTCGCAGCGTCGTGAAGCGCGGGCGGCCAATCCGGATCTCCCCTACCTGCTCTCACTCGAGACGGGACTGGCCGGCGACATGGGCGTGACGATTGGCGACACCATCGTGTGGAACGTCCAGGGCGTCCCGGTCACAACGGTGCTGGCCAACACGCGCGAAGTGAACTGGGGCCGCTTCGAAGCCAACTTCTTTGCGGTGTTCGAGCCAGCGGCGTTGCGCCGAGCCCCGCAGCAATACGTAATCGTGGCCAACGTGCCGGCGGGACAGCCACTCGCCGCCATGCAACGGGATGTGGTGCGACGGTACCCGAATGTGTCCAGCCTGGATCTCACGCTGGTGAAACAGACGATCGGCGCCATCATCGATCGGGTGACGCTGGCCATCCGCTTCCTTGGGCTCTTCTCGCTTGCCATGGGTGTGCCAGTGCTGTTCAGTGCAGTGGCCGCCACCCGGCGTGCGCGTCTGCGCGAAGGTGTGCTGTTGCGTACATTGGGCGCGTCGCGGGCCCAGGTGGCGCGTGTGCTGCTGGCCGAATACGGGGCCCTCGGAGCGCTCGGCGCCCTCACGGGCATGGTACTCTCCTTTGGCGGCGCGTGGGCCATCACACGCTTCGTATTCGACGACCCGTTCGACCCGGCCGTGGGCCCAACGCTGCTGATCGCGGCCGGCATGCTGCTGCTGACCATGACGATCGGTTTGCTCACCTCGCGCGATGTCTATCGCGAAACGCCCATGATGGCGATTCGGGAACCGGGATAA
- a CDS encoding tetratricopeptide repeat protein — protein MVDFSTDHTTARFGRDTWQHDNDRGLALAADGDWAEATEAFAAAADSLARALPSASGSHEPLALVLSNLAQANFRLGRVEEALQHAQRVCALRVALAGEDAMPVARARMDLAVMLASSGRLDEARLLVQRAITAIEHHVGEEDARLAIVLENAARIALAAGNPANAEPLLLRLHALLDAHELSTERAEVLLARVADVRARQEAAASRHEVEQPLVTDDMSADAAVVQVTAAAAEDAQVVTPRSETPAQVSAFDDDTSMRVYAHASIEAHEEWEDQPLRDAVAVTDVLLRTTPSGVPIIPAAPVVEPPSLDQADDLVDEMLDTMDLTDVLPAPTLRDPSIDELLSVDVMNTPLSSLAVAGLDRTLTPLEPFDAVPAAELDVDLLDTTPAADALSGLSLDLADSAPVAQTAGGDTDFDLDLAFDDEVVPADTTATAVEAPAATSNVNYPTPATNAGLLLDFAVEHGVVNADEEPMLVGPPISSPVLGGLPDQPAVPAAPAVKPGPTQIVSSGSTAGIAPLSDIVATAPPAPSMAAPSPEPVPTPRASSTGAAPRRTTESRAANDAQPSSGKGKLFVIIGGVVAVAGGAAAFFLLK, from the coding sequence ATGGTAGACTTCTCAACAGATCACACGACGGCGCGCTTCGGGCGCGACACGTGGCAGCACGACAACGACCGCGGGCTCGCCCTGGCGGCAGATGGCGATTGGGCCGAGGCGACTGAAGCCTTTGCGGCCGCCGCCGACAGTCTTGCGCGTGCGCTGCCGTCGGCATCGGGAAGCCATGAGCCGCTGGCCCTCGTCCTGAGCAATCTGGCGCAGGCGAATTTCCGGCTGGGCCGTGTTGAAGAAGCCTTGCAGCATGCACAGCGGGTCTGTGCGCTGCGAGTCGCCCTGGCCGGGGAAGACGCCATGCCGGTGGCGCGGGCCCGTATGGACCTCGCCGTGATGCTGGCCTCGAGCGGGCGTCTGGACGAAGCCAGACTGCTGGTGCAGCGCGCGATCACGGCCATTGAGCATCACGTGGGTGAGGAGGACGCGCGCTTGGCCATCGTCCTGGAGAACGCGGCGCGTATTGCGCTGGCGGCGGGAAATCCGGCCAACGCCGAACCGCTACTGCTGCGACTGCACGCTCTGTTGGATGCGCATGAGTTGTCCACGGAACGGGCCGAGGTGCTGCTGGCGCGCGTCGCGGACGTTCGCGCGCGTCAGGAGGCCGCAGCCTCACGGCACGAAGTAGAGCAGCCTCTGGTCACGGACGACATGTCCGCGGACGCGGCGGTTGTGCAAGTCACAGCCGCCGCGGCAGAGGACGCACAGGTCGTTACGCCCCGCAGCGAAACGCCTGCCCAGGTGAGCGCCTTCGACGATGACACGTCGATGCGGGTGTACGCCCACGCTTCAATCGAAGCGCATGAGGAATGGGAAGACCAGCCGCTCCGCGACGCCGTCGCGGTCACCGATGTGTTGCTGAGAACCACCCCCAGCGGGGTCCCCATCATCCCGGCCGCTCCCGTGGTGGAACCGCCGTCGCTGGATCAGGCCGACGACCTTGTGGATGAGATGCTGGACACGATGGATCTCACCGATGTGCTGCCGGCGCCAACGTTGCGCGACCCCAGTATCGACGAACTGCTGTCGGTTGACGTGATGAACACCCCACTGTCATCGCTGGCGGTCGCCGGTCTTGATCGGACCCTCACGCCGCTCGAACCCTTTGATGCGGTTCCGGCGGCGGAGCTTGACGTTGATCTGCTGGATACGACGCCAGCGGCCGATGCGTTATCCGGATTGTCACTCGACCTCGCCGATTCCGCTCCGGTGGCACAGACGGCAGGCGGGGATACCGATTTCGATCTCGACCTGGCGTTCGACGATGAGGTCGTCCCCGCCGACACGACGGCAACTGCGGTAGAGGCGCCGGCGGCCACTTCGAACGTGAACTACCCCACGCCAGCCACCAACGCCGGCTTGCTGCTCGACTTTGCCGTGGAGCACGGTGTGGTCAACGCGGACGAGGAGCCCATGCTGGTGGGTCCCCCCATTTCGTCTCCAGTACTTGGTGGCCTGCCGGACCAGCCCGCTGTACCGGCCGCTCCCGCGGTAAAGCCAGGGCCGACGCAGATCGTGTCGTCGGGGTCAACGGCTGGTATCGCCCCGTTGTCGGATATTGTGGCCACGGCACCGCCGGCCCCTTCCATGGCGGCACCGTCGCCCGAGCCGGTCCCTACGCCACGCGCCAGCAGCACGGGCGCGGCGCCCCGCCGCACCACGGAGTCGCGTGCCGCGAACGACGCCCAACCCTCTTCAGGGAAGGGCAAGCTGTTCGTGATCATTGGCGGGGTAGTCGCAGTGGCTGGTGGCGCCGCCGCGTTCTTCCTGCTCAAGTAA
- the infA gene encoding translation initiation factor IF-1 produces MGKQDAIELEGTVTELLPNAMFRVAVPSGHEILATLAGNMRRNRIRVLAGDRVNVEVSPYDLTRGRITFRHKN; encoded by the coding sequence ATGGGGAAGCAGGACGCGATTGAACTCGAAGGCACCGTGACCGAGTTGTTGCCGAATGCCATGTTCCGCGTGGCGGTGCCGAGCGGACACGAAATACTCGCGACGCTGGCGGGAAATATGCGTCGGAACCGGATCCGCGTGTTGGCCGGCGACCGGGTCAACGTGGAAGTGTCGCCGTATGATCTGACCCGCGGGCGCATCACCTTCCGCCACAAGAACTGA
- a CDS encoding sugar nucleotide-binding protein codes for MVTDTLLVGPGWLGAAAALSLAAEARVHHGRVFCLSRTARPAPAGCHAVAGDIVRGANDDALLNALPERVARLVVCVAPSSARGDSYAIYPAAARGAAALADALGVASLVYISSTGIYDRQDGSEVDERTIIAPANERVQALMDAELAVLASATASRAVTVLRAAGLYGPGRDPGPRFANGLTAPDTWCNFSWRDDVVSAMVHTLALPSTGKGMVFNCTDNTPVQAGLITQALTGRAATGDTAAAGAATTTGAVRAGRSNQRISSAALLATGWAPSMPDIFAGLQALGHVLPGLEERA; via the coding sequence ATGGTCACTGACACCCTGCTGGTGGGCCCCGGATGGCTTGGGGCGGCCGCGGCGCTCAGCCTCGCGGCCGAGGCCAGGGTGCACCACGGACGGGTCTTTTGCCTGTCGCGCACGGCGCGCCCGGCACCTGCGGGGTGCCATGCCGTTGCCGGGGATATCGTGCGCGGCGCCAACGATGACGCCTTGCTGAACGCGCTTCCGGAACGCGTTGCACGATTGGTGGTGTGTGTCGCACCGTCGTCCGCACGGGGCGACAGCTACGCCATCTATCCCGCTGCGGCGCGAGGCGCGGCCGCCTTGGCCGATGCACTTGGTGTCGCCAGTCTGGTGTACATATCGAGCACCGGGATCTATGACCGCCAGGATGGGAGCGAGGTGGACGAGCGCACGATCATTGCGCCGGCCAACGAACGCGTGCAGGCGCTGATGGACGCCGAGCTGGCTGTACTGGCATCGGCCACGGCGTCGCGCGCCGTCACCGTGTTGCGCGCGGCCGGACTCTACGGCCCCGGCCGCGATCCCGGTCCACGATTCGCCAATGGCCTCACCGCCCCTGATACCTGGTGCAATTTTTCGTGGCGCGACGACGTGGTGTCGGCCATGGTGCATACGTTGGCCCTGCCGTCCACCGGAAAAGGGATGGTGTTCAATTGCACCGACAATACGCCAGTACAGGCTGGCCTCATTACACAGGCCCTTACGGGTCGGGCCGCAACGGGTGACACGGCGGCAGCGGGGGCGGCCACCACAACGGGTGCTGTGCGGGCGGGACGCAGCAATCAACGGATCTCAAGCGCCGCGTTGCTGGCCACAGGCTGGGCTCCCTCCATGCCTGACATTTTTGCCGGACTCCAGGCACTCGGCCATGTCCTCCCCGGTCTCGAGGAGCGCGCATGA
- the apaG gene encoding Co2+/Mg2+ efflux protein ApaG → MSDRLSFYYRMTSGIRITVRPSYLRERSNPLLGQFVFAYHIRIENVGDQAAQLRTRRWLIHDEAVGDTVVEGEGVVGEQPHLLPGQIHEYRSFCVLKAPNGWMEGTYRFVRDDGSSFLAVIPRFTLAAEPRTDTVL, encoded by the coding sequence ATGAGCGATCGCCTTTCGTTCTATTACCGCATGACGTCGGGGATCCGCATCACCGTGCGCCCGTCGTATCTGCGCGAACGGTCCAATCCGCTGCTGGGGCAGTTCGTCTTTGCCTACCACATCCGCATCGAGAATGTGGGTGACCAGGCGGCGCAGTTGCGGACACGCCGCTGGCTCATTCACGATGAAGCGGTGGGCGACACCGTCGTGGAAGGCGAAGGCGTGGTGGGAGAACAGCCGCACCTGCTCCCCGGACAGATTCACGAATACCGCTCATTCTGCGTACTGAAGGCGCCCAACGGCTGGATGGAGGGCACCTATCGCTTCGTGCGCGATGATGGTTCGAGTTTTCTGGCCGTTATCCCCCGGTTCACGCTCGCGGCCGAGCCGCGGACAGATACGGTACTCTAG
- a CDS encoding glycoside hydrolase family 10 protein — MRRVYGAGAVAVILATMSCGRGLSPAVPIPAPVAPAVGVASDSAAGRLDTAARRRTPAARGADKAPVRRAEVPQAVVSVDAPPVLREFRGVWVATVGNMDWPSKRTLSTEDQQAELRALFDRAEALKLNAVIFQVRPAGDALYQSSLEPWSEFLTGTQGKRPQPFWDPLAFAIAEAHARGMELHAWFNPYRAGFVRGKSPAAVSHIRRTNPALVKKYGSYLWMDPGEAAVRARTVKVIVDVVKRYDVDGIHLDDYFYPYPENDRRGRALPFPDATSYAKYRKSGGKLDRAEWRRENVNRLVRQLHDTVHATKPWVRFGISPFGIWRPGYPEQIRGFDAYEKLYADARKWLREGWVDYFTPQLYWPTTKVAQAYPVLLDWWASENVMQRHLWPGNFTSLAGGRGSTAFPVSDLLEQIRLTRLQPGASGNVHFSMTSFLKNQAGMNDTLQSGPYAAVALPPASPWLVAPPPPAPAPRVQRANGALQLRLMPQGRTAPWQWLVRLRTDTAWVTMVLPGATDRFTIPRDLAATKVTVSALNRVGTESSPVSLSIVSGSTSSSTGRF, encoded by the coding sequence ATGCGACGTGTGTATGGAGCCGGCGCCGTGGCGGTGATACTGGCCACCATGTCCTGTGGCCGTGGGCTCTCGCCGGCCGTGCCCATACCCGCGCCAGTGGCGCCGGCAGTAGGCGTGGCCAGCGATTCGGCGGCCGGTCGTCTGGATACGGCCGCGCGTCGTCGCACGCCGGCTGCGCGCGGCGCCGACAAGGCCCCCGTGCGGCGCGCCGAAGTGCCCCAAGCCGTCGTCAGCGTCGATGCGCCGCCGGTGCTGCGTGAGTTTCGCGGTGTCTGGGTGGCCACGGTGGGCAACATGGACTGGCCCTCCAAGCGTACACTGAGCACGGAGGACCAGCAGGCCGAGTTGCGCGCCCTCTTCGACCGGGCAGAAGCACTCAAGTTGAACGCGGTGATTTTTCAGGTGCGACCGGCCGGTGATGCGCTGTATCAGTCCAGTCTTGAGCCATGGTCGGAGTTCCTCACCGGAACGCAAGGGAAACGGCCGCAGCCGTTCTGGGATCCCCTGGCCTTTGCCATTGCCGAAGCGCATGCCCGCGGTATGGAATTGCACGCCTGGTTCAACCCGTATCGGGCCGGCTTTGTGCGCGGCAAATCCCCCGCCGCCGTTTCACACATTCGCCGTACCAACCCGGCGTTGGTGAAAAAATACGGTAGCTACCTCTGGATGGATCCGGGTGAGGCTGCGGTGCGCGCGCGCACCGTAAAGGTCATCGTGGATGTCGTGAAGCGGTATGACGTGGATGGCATTCACCTCGATGACTACTTCTACCCGTATCCCGAGAACGATCGGCGAGGGCGGGCGTTGCCCTTTCCCGATGCCACCAGCTACGCCAAGTACCGCAAGTCCGGCGGAAAACTCGATCGGGCCGAGTGGCGCCGCGAGAATGTGAACAGGCTGGTGCGTCAGTTGCACGACACCGTGCACGCCACCAAGCCGTGGGTCCGCTTTGGTATCAGCCCCTTCGGGATCTGGCGGCCAGGGTACCCTGAACAGATCCGCGGTTTCGATGCCTACGAAAAGTTGTACGCCGATGCCCGCAAATGGCTGCGTGAGGGGTGGGTGGACTACTTCACGCCGCAGCTCTACTGGCCTACCACCAAGGTGGCGCAGGCGTATCCCGTGCTGCTCGACTGGTGGGCGAGTGAAAACGTAATGCAACGCCACTTGTGGCCGGGAAATTTCACGTCGCTGGCGGGGGGACGCGGCTCCACGGCGTTTCCGGTCAGTGACCTGCTGGAGCAGATTCGCCTCACGCGACTGCAACCAGGGGCCTCCGGCAACGTGCATTTCAGCATGACCTCGTTCCTGAAGAACCAGGCTGGGATGAACGACACGTTGCAGAGCGGTCCGTATGCGGCGGTGGCCTTGCCGCCGGCCTCACCGTGGCTCGTGGCCCCACCGCCCCCCGCGCCGGCCCCGCGTGTGCAGCGCGCCAACGGGGCCCTCCAGCTGCGACTCATGCCCCAGGGACGAACCGCCCCGTGGCAATGGCTCGTACGGCTGCGCACCGACACGGCATGGGTTACCATGGTACTACCGGGGGCGACCGATCGCTTTACGATTCCCCGTGACCTCGCCGCCACCAAAGTGACCGTGTCGGCGCTCAACCGCGTTGGTACAGAGAGTTCGCCCGTGTCGCTTTCGATCGTGTCGGGTTCCACCTCATCGTCCACTGGACGGTTCTGA